A stretch of the Filimonas lacunae genome encodes the following:
- a CDS encoding DUF6377 domain-containing protein, translating into MLKKWWLHVFLLLLLILWGKAYASDSLTTLLDNAVHNKQQYAALKEQRIAMLHHNIGIFPPNQYNKALYQEYRKYRLDSAIYYVQQNLNLVNSPHNVTEKAEAVLQLAGLYSSLGKFRESEQMIASVNRQQLPAPLLPLYYETYLRFFEHYTTNNYNGSYVTHIRHYRDSLLQVLDATLPDYIIYQAQQAMDSGLISQAQQRLEGALITINPQNEVYAMVTYLLAIIHRKQHHPQQEKYYFTLSALADTRNAVKDQASIMDLALIDYAAGDIDRAYLYTQSAVEDALFSKVQFRTVQMAQFFTVINGAYHQREAQRKAQLQRFLFAISLLSVFLVIAVIYVYKQMKKVSAMKEELSVSSRQLAALNSQITRQNTELQETNASLQDANRIKEEYIAHFFDLCSAYINKLENYRHTLYQKATGKKTEELIQLLRSTTVVDTEVEELYRHFDNIFINLYPGFIKDFNALLLPDEQVVLKPGELLNTELRIFALIRLGITDSVKIAAFLRYSLSTIYNYRTRARNKAAVSREEFEIMVMRAGSLQSK; encoded by the coding sequence ATGTTGAAAAAATGGTGGCTACATGTATTCCTGTTATTATTATTGATTCTGTGGGGTAAAGCCTACGCATCCGATTCACTCACTACCCTGCTGGACAACGCTGTTCATAACAAACAGCAATATGCGGCACTGAAAGAGCAGCGCATAGCTATGCTCCATCACAACATAGGCATCTTTCCTCCCAACCAGTATAACAAGGCGCTTTACCAGGAGTACCGGAAATACCGGTTGGATAGCGCTATCTATTATGTACAGCAAAACCTTAACCTCGTTAATAGCCCCCACAACGTCACCGAAAAAGCAGAAGCGGTTTTGCAACTGGCAGGTCTGTATTCCAGCCTGGGCAAGTTCAGGGAATCGGAACAGATGATTGCTTCTGTTAACCGGCAGCAGCTACCCGCACCCCTATTACCGCTTTATTACGAAACCTACCTGCGCTTTTTTGAACATTACACTACTAATAACTACAACGGTAGCTATGTAACACATATTCGTCATTACCGCGATTCGTTGTTGCAGGTGCTGGATGCTACCCTTCCCGATTATATTATTTACCAGGCACAGCAGGCTATGGACAGTGGGTTAATCAGCCAGGCACAGCAAAGGCTGGAAGGGGCGTTGATCACTATCAACCCGCAAAATGAGGTGTATGCCATGGTCACTTACCTGCTGGCTATTATTCACCGCAAACAACACCATCCGCAGCAGGAGAAATATTATTTCACCCTCAGCGCACTGGCCGATACCCGTAATGCCGTGAAAGACCAGGCTTCAATTATGGATCTGGCTTTGATTGATTATGCCGCGGGTGATATTGACAGAGCTTATTTATATACTCAGTCGGCTGTAGAAGACGCCCTTTTTAGCAAGGTGCAGTTTAGAACCGTGCAAATGGCGCAGTTTTTTACGGTTATCAACGGTGCTTATCACCAGCGCGAAGCACAGCGTAAAGCACAATTGCAGCGGTTTCTTTTTGCTATCAGCTTATTATCTGTTTTCCTGGTAATAGCAGTGATATACGTATATAAGCAGATGAAAAAAGTGTCGGCAATGAAAGAAGAGCTGTCGGTAAGCAGCAGGCAACTGGCCGCACTTAACAGTCAGATTACGCGGCAGAATACCGAACTACAGGAAACCAATGCCAGCTTGCAGGATGCCAACCGTATTAAAGAAGAGTATATCGCTCACTTTTTCGACCTCTGTTCGGCTTATATTAATAAACTGGAAAACTACCGCCACACCCTCTACCAGAAAGCTACCGGTAAAAAAACGGAAGAGCTGATTCAGCTTTTGCGCAGCACTACGGTGGTAGATACCGAAGTGGAAGAATTGTACCGCCACTTTGACAATATCTTTATTAACCTCTATCCCGGCTTTATAAAAGATTTTAATGCATTGCTACTGCCCGACGAGCAGGTTGTGTTAAAACCCGGTGAATTGCTGAATACTGAACTGCGCATTTTTGCACTGATACGGCTGGGCATTACCGATAGTGTAAAAATTGCGGCCTTCCTCCGTTACTCGCTAAGCACTATTTATAATTATCGTACCCGTGCCCGTAACAAAGCGGCTGTTTCGCGGGAAGAATTTGAAATTATGGTGATGAGAGCAGGCAGTCTACAATCAAAATAG
- a CDS encoding SusC/RagA family TonB-linked outer membrane protein translates to MKKTVRMFFLLLLCCMWSSLLTAQDKRVVTGVVRDSTGQPLVAVNYQVKGTKLKGITDESGFFKVTLPAGIPQPVLVFSAVGYRERSVQVQGKDILEVSLAIDAGNLNEVVVTGFGEKRSKRGLGYAVTQVAGEDIRRYNPINPIAGLQGMVPGMQVQSGVAGPQATTRFLIRGSASLDPYRNQPLVVIDDIVMDQDVVIPNRGGDQDFGNILKDLNPDDIESVSVLKGGAVTALYGSRAANGIIYIKTKKGFSQKGLGISFSESALWDKAYKTMDLQNEFGGGSNTKDFITGADGTLEINPANYFYNYGPPIAGQTVKDITGLTRKNVSNDVLSLFRQGFTNNANVAISGGNEKGTFRLSYSNLYSNGVTPNNNFKRNSVSFRGTQRLANKVMVDANVSYVKSDAYNPNNQGENGLLRNTAWAARNYDMDYWNTHYINEQEGGSFKDDIIGLTPVLYILYEDKLTQAENNLRGSVDIKAALTNWLEFQGNASVNYLGQNYEGHLRGRNAGFMNPEYQSSIRNVTVGRYRGNFNVTKRINELNFMLQAGAELNTSRSKYAYYKTNGAILPDVYRLSNTKDAATITEDPPNKTQLSSAFFQGSIAFKDYLTLNLYGRNDWNSTLVYNDGHGHFSYFYPGADVAWVFTDAFKAALPKAIDYGKLRVSYVSSGNGTMAYKANTGAYKANAPYVDRNGTSVTNYQYKENELPNQNLIPERSIKFETGLEFKLLHNRLGGDFTFYTQDTKNQIISFDVPATSGVPRALVNGGLVRNRGIELHLFGTPVKTRNFSWDVAFNYTRNRNTVVTLPLGAQSVRIGGGDGYDVIAKAGGEYGALTARYAYARYQAKDAGGNNISDSKNGKRVLAAASAYTSYYVRASNYADGLDKQPVLGSVNPDFLGNLRNTFNYKNFQFSVTLDAKYGGMVYSYASDFGQWVGSTKSTLPYRTKERGGLSYVNSAGAQMENGVIIDGVYQRGTSVKGLDGQTHDLSGMTMKEAYDKGWVNPTSSNSYYSNTHSWGNGIREEAIFTSSWVSVQQAFISYDLPAKIAGKFKCNGLRVSVIGNNLFYLYNSAKDHVNPVSFNDSGSGASTETSGIPYIRSYGFSLNASF, encoded by the coding sequence ATGAAGAAGACAGTCCGCATGTTTTTTCTTCTGCTGCTCTGCTGTATGTGGAGTAGTTTGCTTACTGCCCAGGATAAACGGGTGGTTACCGGTGTGGTTCGCGACAGCACCGGACAGCCATTAGTGGCTGTGAATTACCAGGTAAAAGGAACCAAACTGAAAGGCATTACAGATGAGTCCGGCTTTTTTAAGGTAACACTGCCGGCAGGCATACCCCAACCCGTGCTGGTTTTTAGCGCGGTAGGTTATCGCGAACGCAGTGTGCAGGTACAGGGAAAAGATATACTGGAAGTTTCGCTGGCCATAGACGCCGGCAATTTAAATGAAGTAGTGGTTACCGGCTTTGGCGAAAAGCGTAGCAAAAGAGGATTGGGCTATGCTGTAACACAGGTAGCAGGTGAAGATATACGCCGCTACAATCCTATTAACCCAATTGCCGGGTTGCAGGGCATGGTGCCCGGCATGCAGGTGCAATCGGGGGTTGCCGGCCCGCAGGCTACTACTCGTTTCTTAATCCGGGGTAGCGCATCGCTCGATCCTTACCGCAACCAGCCCCTGGTGGTAATAGATGATATTGTAATGGATCAGGATGTGGTGATACCCAACCGGGGTGGCGATCAGGACTTTGGTAATATCTTAAAAGACCTGAACCCGGATGATATAGAATCGGTAAGCGTGTTAAAAGGCGGTGCTGTAACCGCCTTATATGGCAGCCGGGCTGCCAATGGCATTATCTATATCAAAACTAAAAAGGGATTTTCGCAAAAGGGTTTAGGCATCAGCTTTTCGGAAAGCGCCCTCTGGGACAAGGCCTATAAAACCATGGACTTACAAAATGAGTTTGGTGGTGGCTCTAACACCAAAGATTTTATAACAGGCGCCGATGGCACGTTGGAAATTAATCCCGCCAACTATTTTTATAATTACGGCCCGCCTATAGCAGGCCAAACCGTAAAAGACATTACCGGTTTAACCCGGAAGAATGTATCTAATGATGTACTAAGCCTGTTTAGACAGGGCTTTACCAATAACGCCAATGTGGCCATATCGGGTGGTAATGAAAAAGGCACATTCCGCTTATCTTATTCCAACCTGTATTCCAATGGCGTTACTCCCAACAATAATTTCAAACGCAATAGCGTTAGCTTCCGCGGCACACAACGCCTGGCCAATAAGGTAATGGTAGATGCGAATGTATCCTATGTAAAAAGTGATGCCTACAACCCCAATAATCAGGGAGAGAATGGCCTGTTGCGCAATACAGCCTGGGCCGCACGCAACTATGATATGGATTATTGGAACACCCACTATATCAATGAACAGGAAGGGGGTTCTTTTAAAGATGATATTATAGGACTTACCCCGGTATTATACATTCTATACGAAGACAAGCTGACACAAGCCGAAAACAACCTCCGGGGCAGCGTGGATATAAAGGCGGCGCTCACTAACTGGCTGGAGTTTCAGGGCAATGCCAGTGTCAACTATCTGGGTCAGAATTATGAAGGACACCTGCGGGGCCGCAATGCAGGGTTTATGAACCCTGAATATCAGTCCTCTATCCGCAATGTAACAGTAGGCCGTTACAGAGGTAATTTCAATGTTACCAAAAGAATCAATGAATTAAACTTTATGTTGCAGGCGGGTGCTGAGCTCAATACCTCCCGCAGCAAATATGCCTACTATAAAACAAATGGCGCTATCCTGCCCGATGTTTACCGGCTGTCTAACACCAAAGACGCAGCCACTATCACAGAAGATCCACCGAACAAAACACAATTAAGCTCTGCATTTTTTCAGGGTAGCATTGCTTTTAAAGATTACCTGACCCTGAACCTGTACGGTAGAAATGACTGGAACTCCACCCTGGTATACAATGATGGGCATGGGCATTTTTCTTATTTCTACCCGGGTGCAGATGTAGCCTGGGTTTTTACAGATGCGTTTAAAGCAGCTTTACCTAAGGCGATAGATTATGGTAAATTAAGGGTATCTTATGTATCGTCCGGCAATGGCACCATGGCCTACAAAGCCAACACAGGTGCTTATAAAGCCAATGCTCCTTATGTAGACAGGAATGGCACCTCTGTAACCAACTACCAGTATAAAGAAAATGAGCTACCTAACCAGAACCTGATTCCGGAAAGAAGCATCAAGTTTGAAACAGGGCTGGAGTTTAAACTATTGCATAACCGGCTGGGCGGTGATTTCACCTTTTATACACAGGATACCAAAAACCAGATCATTTCATTTGATGTGCCCGCTACCTCCGGGGTACCGAGGGCGTTGGTGAATGGCGGCCTGGTACGCAACCGGGGCATTGAACTGCATTTGTTTGGCACACCGGTAAAAACCAGGAACTTTTCGTGGGATGTGGCCTTTAACTATACCCGTAACCGTAACACCGTAGTAACCCTGCCATTAGGCGCACAAAGCGTAAGAATTGGCGGTGGAGACGGTTATGATGTAATAGCGAAGGCGGGAGGCGAATATGGCGCTTTAACGGCCCGGTATGCCTATGCACGTTACCAGGCTAAAGATGCAGGTGGCAACAACATCAGTGACAGCAAAAACGGCAAACGGGTATTGGCTGCTGCCAGTGCCTACACTTCTTACTATGTAAGGGCCTCTAACTATGCTGATGGGCTGGATAAGCAACCAGTGCTGGGTTCTGTGAATCCTGATTTCTTAGGCAACCTGCGTAACACATTTAATTATAAAAATTTCCAGTTCAGCGTAACGCTCGATGCCAAATATGGCGGCATGGTATATTCCTATGCTTCCGATTTTGGTCAGTGGGTAGGCAGCACCAAAAGCACGCTGCCTTACCGTACCAAGGAGAGGGGAGGTTTATCCTATGTCAACTCCGCCGGCGCTCAAATGGAGAACGGAGTAATTATAGATGGCGTGTATCAACGCGGCACCTCTGTAAAAGGGCTGGACGGTCAAACACATGATTTGTCGGGCATGACCATGAAAGAAGCGTATGATAAAGGCTGGGTAAACCCCACATCTTCCAACAGCTACTATAGCAACACACATAGCTGGGGTAACGGCATACGGGAAGAAGCCATCTTCACCTCTTCGTGGGTATCGGTGCAGCAGGCTTTTATCAGTTATGACCTGCCCGCTAAAATTGCCGGCAAGTTCAAATGCAATGGCTTACGGGTAAGTGTTATTGGCAACAACCTGTTTTATCTGTACAACAGCGCTAAAGACCATGTAAACCCGGTTAGCTTTAATGATAGTGGTTCCGGTGCTTCTACAGAAACATCCGGCATACCCTACATACGCAGTTATGGGTTTTCACTGAACGCCAGTTTTTAA
- a CDS encoding ROK family protein — MMSKKGLYKRKVLKHLYFADMLSCAELSVAIEKSLPVTTRLLNDLIKEGYVLESGQAPSTGGRRAAMYCIKKDVFYIVSVAADQFTTRIAVLNMQNKQVQPVVKMTLPLADNAQALFLLTEKIEAAIAASGINRQYIIGVGVGMPGFVDAVLGVNYTFLATAPETVKEYISRQLQLPVFIDNDSRLIALAELRFGVAREQQHAMVINIGWGIGLGMIVNGKLFRGHNGFAGELSHIPLFMNGRLCSCGKTGCLETETSLQIVIAKAYKGIEAGKQTVLTRWLQQQQLEPDADAIMNAAAGGDRFAVELLSEAGYNIGRGVAVLIHLMNPETIILSGRGSAAGKIWQAPIQQALNEHCIPRMSAHTNIVVSNLGHEAALTGAAALVMENYDSILLDDTYMRSNKYIALTAN; from the coding sequence ATGATGAGTAAAAAAGGCCTTTATAAACGAAAGGTATTAAAGCATTTGTATTTTGCTGATATGCTTTCCTGTGCCGAACTAAGCGTTGCTATTGAAAAAAGCCTGCCGGTCACTACCCGGTTATTGAACGATTTAATAAAAGAAGGATATGTGCTGGAGAGTGGGCAAGCCCCAAGTACAGGTGGGCGTCGTGCAGCCATGTACTGCATTAAAAAAGATGTTTTTTATATAGTATCTGTTGCGGCAGACCAGTTCACCACCCGTATTGCAGTGCTGAACATGCAAAACAAACAGGTGCAACCGGTAGTAAAAATGACATTACCGCTGGCAGACAATGCACAGGCTTTGTTTTTATTAACAGAGAAGATTGAAGCAGCGATTGCCGCATCGGGCATAAACCGCCAATATATTATAGGCGTGGGCGTGGGTATGCCCGGCTTTGTAGATGCCGTGCTGGGAGTGAATTATACCTTTTTAGCAACAGCACCCGAAACGGTAAAAGAATATATCAGCCGTCAGTTACAACTGCCGGTGTTTATTGATAATGACTCACGTTTGATAGCCCTGGCCGAATTACGTTTTGGAGTAGCCCGGGAGCAACAGCACGCTATGGTAATAAACATAGGCTGGGGCATAGGGCTGGGCATGATTGTAAACGGGAAATTGTTCAGAGGACACAATGGATTTGCCGGGGAGTTGAGCCATATCCCTTTATTTATGAATGGGCGTTTATGCAGCTGTGGCAAAACAGGCTGCCTGGAAACAGAAACATCTTTACAAATAGTAATAGCGAAAGCCTACAAGGGTATAGAAGCAGGTAAACAAACCGTTTTAACGCGCTGGCTGCAACAACAGCAACTGGAGCCGGATGCAGATGCCATTATGAATGCAGCTGCCGGTGGCGACCGGTTTGCAGTAGAACTGTTATCAGAAGCCGGTTACAATATAGGCAGGGGGGTAGCGGTATTGATTCATTTAATGAATCCCGAAACCATTATCCTGAGTGGACGCGGATCGGCAGCGGGTAAAATATGGCAGGCGCCTATTCAACAAGCTTTAAATGAACATTGTATTCCCAGGATGAGCGCACATACAAATATTGTGGTATCGAACCTGGGACATGAAGCAGCACTAACCGGAGCGGCAGCACTGGTAATGGAAAACTACGATTCTATTTTATTGGACGACACTTACATGAGAAGTAATAAATACATAGCGCTTACCGCCAATTAA